ATCAAACAAAAAACAATTTAACAATGTAAGCTGTGATGCATTTAAAACAGTGGCAGAAAAACCTATTTTATCTGATGACGTTCCACATGTTACTCGCTTACAAGATTGCTATCCCAATCCTTTTAACCCGGTAACCGTTATTAGTTATCAGCTATCCGAGGATGCTCATGTGAAACTCACAGTGATAGACGCTCTCGGAAGAGAAGTTGCAA
This window of the Ignavibacteriota bacterium genome carries:
- a CDS encoding T9SS type A sorting domain-containing protein, whose protein sequence is SNKKQFNNVSCDAFKTVAEKPILSDDVPHVTRLQDCYPNPFNPVTVISYQLSEDAHVKLTVIDALGREVATLVNEMESAGYKSIEFDASSLPSGVYFYRLTAGTFTDMKKMLLAK